A genomic segment from Flavobacterium litorale encodes:
- the yajC gene encoding preprotein translocase subunit YajC yields the protein MEQLQTFMPFILMFVVVYFLMIRPQQKRAKLEKQFEKDLKVGDKIITKSGIHGKVVDLADDTTVIETMAGKLKLERSAISLELSQKLNKANAK from the coding sequence ATGGAACAGTTACAAACATTTATGCCTTTTATATTAATGTTCGTTGTCGTTTATTTTTTAATGATACGACCACAACAGAAAAGGGCAAAATTGGAAAAACAATTTGAAAAAGATCTTAAAGTAGGCGATAAAATTATTACTAAAAGTGGTATTCACGGTAAGGTTGTTGACCTTGCTGATGACACTACAGTAATAGAAACAATGGCAGGAAAATTAAAGTTAGAGCGTTCGGCAATATCGTTAGAGTTAAGCCAAAAGCTAAATAAAGCTAATGCTAAGTAA